ATGTGAAACCACTTCAAGTCCAGGTGCCGACGCAGCAGAAGCAAGTGTCGTTactcaaaatcaatcaaaacaaaccaaatggAGTGCAAACTATCAAAACTGAGGATGGTCAGTTTGCGTTAAAGTTAGAACCGCAACCAGTCAATGCAACTAGCAGCTGTAGTAATGAAAGTATGGTCAAGGTGAAGAAAAAACTTAATCTAGAAGAATACAAGAAAAGACGTGAACTGCCCTTTGATGAGTCCATCTGTGTGTCTATACCGGTAACGGAGAGTAGTAGTAAGAGTAGCATAGGCAGCGTGTCCACTACGAGTGAGTCAAGTGGCAGGCAGGAAGAGGTCGTTAGCTTAAAACCCACCACGGCACAGTGTGTCCAGGCCCAGCCGGCGGAGGTTAAGCCCCACGCGAAAGTGCCCCTGGATCCCATATCGGCGGCCAAGCTCAAAGCACTTCGAATGCAGCAGCTCAAGCGGGAAGCCGCTATCAAATCGAACGAAGCCAAGATCATTCCAAAAACTGTTCCGCAGATTGTCCCGTTGGCGGAGATCACCTCGATGCAGTTTGACGAACACGGCAATCCGATACCGTACGACAAAAACGCAGACAACGACGGTGCGAGTACAAAGTTGCACGCCGACTACGAAGAAATTATCATCGTGTCGATGGGATGCAACACCGAAGTCACGATCCACCCGCGCGAGGTCGTCGAGGAAGTGGCAAAGGTGAGCCGTGCTGTTTCGCAAGAGCAGGACAGTCCCAAGAATGGGCTCCTCTCCGACATCACTGCCACGATCAAGCGGTGTCAATCGACAGTTCCTACTATCATCTCGAGCAGTTCGCTGATTTCCAGCATTAAGGAAGTCGTGATCAAGAAGGAAACCACCAGTAAGACTGAAGCAGCTCCCACCGAAAAGCGCGCCTTTGGGGGAGGTCAAGCGAATCAGCAAAGCTCGCCCAACATTGGCGTTTCGCCGAACAATGCATTTTCTCCCGGCAAGCCAGAACGAGCCGGCGGTGCGTATGACGAATACGAAGAAGGTCAGCTGCTGCAGTCGTCTCCCGAGGAGAAGCCAAGCAAACCGACCGAGCACGGAGAAGACAAAATAATCATGCATTTACGCAAGGATCGGCAACGGTCGAAGGGTGTTTCGATAGCGATTCAAACGACGCCACTGAGCCAATTTCCAGACCTTAAAAGACTGTCGCCGGTGAAGACGAAACCCCGAACCACTTCGCGGAGTAGCTGTGGATCAGCAACGCGCAGCAGTCAACGCAGTGCCGAAGAGGACAGAAGTCGGACGCGTCGTCAGTACCGTAAGCGGCACAGTCGCAGTTCTTCCTCGGAAGCTGAAACTCGCAACCGATCCTCCAACTCGTACAGCCGAAGCCGGTGCGGCAGTTCACGACGAAGGACTCGTTCGCGGTCAAGATCCTACCGGGGGCGCAGCCGAAGCGATTCGCAACGGCGTCGTTACCAGGAGAGAGACTACTCGCGTCGTAATCGGTGCAGCAGACGACAGCGCAAGTCCCGCAGTGAATCTTCCGATTATACCTCGAGTAGTGATTCTTCGTGCTCTCGATCGCGGTCACGTTCGAGCCGATCGGTGTCCCGTCCCTCCTCAAGACTTTCCCCGCACCCGAGAAACGCATCTCGCACCGAGTATCGACGCCCTGCCAATGTCTCGCCAGGTTTGTTCAAAGATTCGTGGATGATGTGTGAGCAAAGTTAAagctttgtttaaaatgttttcagaacgcAAAATCGTGTACGTCGGACGTTTGGAGGCAGCGTTGAAGCGAGATGACTTGAAGCGAAAGTTCATGCAGTACGGTCGCATCAAGCAGGTCACGCTGCACTACAAGGAATCAGGGTGAGTTAAAAAGAAAAGTGTTTTAATCgcgatcaaattttaatttcttattttcttcTGCAGTGCAAAATACGGGTTTGTGACGTTTGAAAAACCACAAGACGCCTACAAAGCTATTGATTCGAGCTCGGGCGATCCCAACTTGGCCGAGTACGACGTCAGCTTTGGTGGTCGACGTGCGTTCTGTCGCACGGAATACGCCGATTTAGGTAAGTTACGTCACATCCCTAACCTGCGCCAACACCCTGTTTTAATCCATCCTTGCTGCTGTGTGAAGCCTTCAAACGTAACTCCTTTCCCCAAAAATGTGTCCCGCTTCGAAACCAAGTCCTCAAGAAACGGTTCCTGACTCAAGATTGTTCGCTGGTTGCCTGGGGTATACAAACGAGACGTATTCCTAACCCAGCACGACAAATGGCCATTACTTTCAACGTTTTCTCCCCTCCACAATTTTACAGATGGCGACCTGTCACAAAACCACGAAATGCCGTATTTCACACCGGATGGTGCCGTGCTGATGCCACCTGCCCCGATTGCTCCCATGACACGTAAAGATGAGGGCGAATCCTTCGAGGATATGCTGAAGAAGCTCAAGAAGGAGATTAACTCGAAAAAGCCGCGTAAAACGTGACCTCCGGGCAACGAAGGCGTCGTTGTTCTTGCACAACCTTGTAGTGCCTGCTAGTCGTACTCCAGTGTGACCAGGCTTACCAACAAATTGTGGTTATTTAACGTTATATACCTCGAGATACAGTTACTTCTATTCTTTGTTTCTGCCaggttttgtttgaaaattaaacaatttaattcctttttttttttcttcgattgTGTGGCTATTGCGCAAACAAGAAGGTCCATTAGCAGTTCAACTATTTAAATCTACCCTTTCTTTTTACCGTCGGTAACGAAAATCGAACATTTATTTGTAATGAATTGTTCTAGTTAGTTGTGCAATTAGGTTGGTAatattgtgttctttttttctcttcacAGTAGAATATTTTAGTTCGTAAAGCAAGTTAATTCAGTTTATAAACAAAAAGGTGCCATTGAACTACAACCATTTGAAATAATATTCAACATTAAACGCTCATCAAAATAGCCGCAGAATTTATGGAAAAGAAATGTTCGTTGCAAATTAAATTCATGCTTTGCCTACGATCAGCTCGTGCTTTGCAATTACAAATATCTGCttgaaatttccgaaaaaaataattaaaataaatttcgctAGAAAGTTTTGCTAACTTGAATCTACAATTTATACAGAAGCTGCTAATGGTTTATTGTAAAACGTTCCGTAGTTAAAGAGTACagtaaaaaacttatttttgttacatttaGTTGTGTAAATATATTGAAAGCaaatatattattaaaaataaataaaacagttGGATTGAACTTAATTAGCGTTTTCACTACCTTAAGCAAATATGAATAACAGCAGAAAAAATGTCCTTTCCGGCCACTCCAATCGCTTTTATGTCAACTCATGCGTCCAATCTCACTCAAATCCTCTATCCTAACTTCAATAGAGTTTGTCTATGCAAAAACAAGTCTCATTTTAGAGCCCTACACATACGAtgacagaaaaattaaaaatattaaaattcaaatcaacGAATAAATAGAGTGATttgcttcatttttcaattgaacAATGACATTCGAACAGTTTATCaagtctaaaaaaaacattattcgcTTTATACAGCGATatacagtcaagactcgataatccgtaggcattggaaaaaaatcacgtcggataatcaaatacagagcggattcgctaattcgaatggaactgcattcgaatgagcgaatcccagggggatgctaacggcagccatcttgggtgattgagattgataacgcgcgcaaattgcgcacagtgaaaacaaaaatatttcttttttttaataattcaatttttgttataacaATTACtttagtaaaagtcaaattacacagtagttaagttaaacgtttcatgtgataaaagtacaactttaaatgaggtcatcggcccgatgtgtgcttaataatcTCAACTTTAgcagtttattttgcaaaaaaaatgataaaaatcacctcacATACATACACTAACTCttaaacgtacattgcggtaacattttacatagaaacaataattactttatttccgTTTTATGCCTgcaatttttgcacttttttttacagtgcgcagttgctttgttttggttccgaaacgaacagctgttcttttgtgctggagccgaagttgacatttcccttttgttctggtgccgaagttgacaacttgtgttggctgcgggcgagctgcctgtagtgagatatagagGTCGCCCCCCTGGCGAATCCAAATTCgctaattggaacgactgacagccgtcaaaagcttgaaaccacGTGTTCGGAAATTGTCGAACAATGGTGTTGGaacgtcaacatcagtttgacaactggttttgacGGTTAAGTGCTTTTTAATAGAATACGTTCGAATTAGCGAGCATTTGAATTAGCGGACATTCGGAGTATCGAAATTTGTATAAACGAATCTGCTCtgtattcggataatcgattcacgaaaaaaaaaaatatgtggagcGTAACGCAGTCTTCGAGGTCTTCGACCCCGTCATCCCTCCCATCcatctgcgttacgtaataaaagaacgctccctttttTGACGTTTTACGAGCGCCCAGTTACCTAGGAAAAACtgcatccagatttttaagcgaagatgagggccccgtggcgcggtggttagcggcttcggttgccgatccctaagttgctatggggcgcgggttcgattcccgccttatcctcctggccttctatcggatggggaagtaaaacgtcggtccatttgcgtaaaagaggttttgggtgactcaccacacataaccatcAGACGCCTAgacgagcagaaacttgcaacagagaccacaaaagacccgggggtcgttaaagtggattgctttgcattTGATGTTACGAAcggtgcacgcccgaaatgtcaaaatcgcgcagtggtaccaacattagaaagaaaatgtggctgtcatgccatgtcACACTTTTCTTTTATAATGTTGGTAAATATGTACCATTGCgttaatttgacatttcgggcgtgcacgattcgtaacgccatcttcgcttaaaaatctgcgAATACGATCAGCAAGggcccagtcacggcgttctcacAGAATTCTTAAAGAATTCTAGCAGAGCGAAAATATTCTTACTAGAACTGTGCCATCATCCTGCCAGAACATTGTAAGAATTCTCAaagaattctagctcaaatgcaataaccggttctCACAGGAGCTGGCGAAATCAACCggttctgtaagaatcctgctagaatgctgcTGGAACTATTCTGACAGACCatctgctagaattctgtaagaatcctgTCAGAACTATGCTGGCAGGCTGTTCTGTTAGAATCATGttagaattttattagaatggctaagatttattttttctcttGCATTGTTTTCAAATCAAACCCATTTAATTAGTTATTCGTATAATTTATTTCACAATGCATCAtaacaaagtatttttttagtattatttGATCATGAACACTTTAACGCTTTAACACAGTTTGCACTTTCAACGGTATTGTTTACTTTTCCACAACATTGTTACCAATTATTGGAACGTCCGGCTTAGTCTGCTCCGTTCCGGCCATGCGATTCTTCAATACCAGTCAGCGGCAGTTCCTGTGCTGTGTTTCCTGGATCATCGTGGAATCATCTTTTTGATTTCCGGACTTTCACCAGTAAACCGCCTTGTTTAttttcctgttaaaaaaaagatttattagttttcaaagtcGGTTTTCTTGGACAATTTGCTTACCAAAATTTCATGCTGCAGAAACATACGTCTTCCTCCTTCAACACAAGAATAAAAAAGAACTTGTCcaaacaaattgacaaaatggcGGGATTTGCATTCGCCACAAAGCGGTTTAGCGAAAATGACGTAATTTCGACAGTTTTTTTCTGTTAGAAATTTCGGGATTGCCTCAAAAGGCGGAAACTCAAAAGGCAGAATCTCGGaaggccgaaattcaaaaggccgaattttGTCTTTAGCTCAGAAGGCAAAACGTCTCAAAAGGCCGAAGGTCTCGAAAGGCAGAATGATTGTGGAATTCAGAATTATGTtcatattttcacgattttcattgATTATGATGTTCAAAGATACAGTGAACTAACatactttgttctttttttgtaattttaagcgAAATAAGTACATAATGAGTACAATCTGTTTATCTTTACCGATCATATTGTTACCAAGCATACAAGTGAGTAGAGTAGAATGAAttaaagcatttcaaaagtgtttcaATGTTTATGGTGACGATAACCGAAATTTGATCATTCGCCACCAAGTACCTAAatgaattcaaattatttcaattctatagttttttttgaataggtcctataaacatatgaagcacagtagtttataggaccttttcaaaaaaaactctggaattgattttttgcggcaattaaatagaaaattttaaaaatttagttagcAGCAATGCTAGAAAGTTATGCCTTCTTTATTTCGAAACCAATTTTTGTTACATAACTatggtttataaaaataataatagcaaAACGCGCCCAAAAAGGCGGAAACGCATTCCAAACGAAGTTTGGAATGCGTTTCCGCCTTTTCGGGCGCGGTTTGCCTTATGAGATTCGGCCTTTCGAGCATTCGGCCTTTTGGGATTCGGCCTTATGAAAATTCTGCCTTTCGAGtaattcggccttttgaatttcggccttTCGGGATTCGGCCTTCTGAGATTCGGCCATTCGTAGGAGACCCGAAATTTCTTATAAAATTCTGACAGAGTTCTAACAGGCCTGCTAGaatcattctagcaggattctagcagaaccAATTTAGCTAGAATTTCTCGTGtctgggggtgacattggtccTGGGGTGTGGGATTGGGTCATCGGGATTGGCTGACGATATTTCGCTAAGGTTTATAATAGGTattcgtcccgcccgtgtggatcaatcggaccgcgcactgcactcaaagtcagaagtatccctcaaaagggtactttcaatcctcaaaaaggatactttctatccttttttaaagttcacccggcgtcacccttttgaaagggtatgtcaaattcagtacattttcgaaacccttttaaagggtgacgacgggtgaacttgaaaaaaggatactttttactttgagtgtggattcacaatccagtggtagccggttcgaatcccgcggtgggcgctctaaaattatttgtgtaactatgggtattcggcgccgtcgctccgtgccatactttcatacacttaggagcccagggcggcgaagtccttgtagataaaaaaggaagacactagtggttggtactagcagtggtggccgacagctataaagccaacttcgttttttttataatattcaataagggatcgtgcataaaccacgtggcattcgaatttgaaatattagaacagcagaacaaaggataGCACTtggtacacccttaccaaaaatcatgattttctgagttcaatatcccacttttcatacgctttttgagttcaggtaatatgtacaaccataaaaatggttatatgggttttactgaaaaattcatatgaaaagtgggatactgaactcagaaaatcatgatttttggttaggGTGTAAGGAACCGGTCAGACGAATTTAAAATGGGAAGCAGCGGCAGCGAGAGCAAACCAGAGAGgatgaagaaaagccccaagaaatcgctccctctccttccCAGTcatgaaatattctagcagagctgattctgccagaatcctgctagaactgtagaaaatttctgctagaatgctgtaagagtATTCCTatgtaagaactctgctagaacgtCGCGACTGGGTTTATTCCGATGTTCGTAAAACTGTttcttgcaggccaaggattgatacctaagagcatgcaatggcactgatcttgttgcgtgctcttcggttgacgtccaggtaaggaacatcctggaaggagcgcaactaactacatccgtagttctgttagatcatccgaattatcttgatcagaacagtatagctctggttccttgcaagtgtcctattttcttacctccacgttggcttggttttcatgatgacctagctggtggcctgtggaaacggatcgtaaacctttgaccaccgcgggtcagagtcgagacggctgaaagaaaggggcgtgacaatgtgggaaagggaagtaatttgtgattgtagacggtattgttttgattcgcagtatgttgagtcaactgctgtggatgtacctgaaacatcgcataacgggggtttctcttctcttcattctcagctaccacctatctcctatttttattttgctctactgattctcacttcttcactgattcttctatttaatacccatcatttgattttactaactcttgattctcttatctctcaaagcttttccactcttttttaccaattgatactgctgtaactgctcttttttgattttattgcgaatttatttatttgaataattctttatctgtcctataaattatcattactataatctaagcttgttttttttatctctatttattaactattgtctaattttacatctactacatccagcttctcatttttattcattaaaatacaatcatcattctcttactattgattcttgatttttataaaatatattctcttttactgtctattgttttcaatcttcacccttttttcaaacaagtgaggtttcagcccttactcaatttatggaatggctaaaggattaacacaaatattactattgtacttttggtaaacttttataacatgcttacacacaaagaaaaaatactctaaatttaaaaagatcattcgttggattaaaagttcgcgttggtgaatattcgtagaaagttcaaactttttaatttaaaagttggaaagtttttgatactaccatgcacttctggaacaaaatcgttgtatcggtaaaagttttttacttttattataagaagaaactttttatggcaacaataaataacatttaacattacagtgatgattttcgaaaaatgtgatggattttatttctatttttattttaatattaaaactaCTGCTTATGCTGCCTAACATCGCGGCCTACATTTTGGAGCGCGACAGCGATGTAGAGAACAGGGTggtctcgttgccggccatcatcaggacaggcttggaggagttggccattgggTGTTAATTCGGGAAGGTAAGTCGACGTTTTCCGACTGGGAAGTGAAGCGCCTGAACCGATAGTTCCCGATCACATCGTCCTCCTTCGGAATGGCACAGATGTTGCCAGTTCATCCGgccgaagctgcgccgtcgcgagttgagagtttgcgggcgggagttgctgaaagagtttgaaagtaaattaaattggctagacactgaacacattctcaatactcaccggtgacttcttcggtattccagGTAGATTTTCTTTATCAGGTTCGTCGGATATCGCTCCAACCTCTGGAAGTAATCCGAGTACGACAGCTTCAGGACCTGCGGCTTTCGTACAGACGGTTCTTCCAGAACTGGTGCAAACTGTTCTTCCGGATGTTTATGTAATACTCGTCAAACATGTCCCGCACCGAGAAATGGACTGCGGACCCTCAGGACATCCCACACTGTCCCGTCATCACTTCcggcacataatgctgctgatggtcgtaaaccgccggcaccgagtgcaacatccgcgctgaccacctccgattatgccgctactcgtcgtttccctcttccgtcggatccttctcctcaccgtgaaaattaactttttcgtaCTTGTTCAAAAAGCGGTGCAAATCCACATCCCGACCTCCGATCTTCGGCAACCACATAAAcggcgtcctacaaaaacaaacaaaataatctcaaacgccaccaaacacccaagcttcattcttacccatttcggtcgtgaaacagctgcaggtcctgcaggaagctgCAGCCATGGCCTTatccttttgaaaaccaactttccccTAATCTCCCAACCTTGTTCCGCACCCGCACCCGAGCCCGCACCATCCTCTTtcgaaggtttccgcgtccaAGTCCTGGCAGCGGCCGCGTTCGGTTTTGATAGTCGTTGTGGACCTCCACTCACCGGAATCAccaaaacgtttgtttacattttggacttaggcgaacacggttacacgagaacgacaaaatgaaagaaattttacagtcgaattaaaagtgaaaacttttaaatcagtgagcaatgagattttcaaaaactgtagcagtaaaagttttcattttcaaaacaagaaaaaaacttttaatgtagcaaattttaacaactttttaattctaaagtaagttacttttgtcattaccgtaatatttttttgtgtgtaggaccaaaaattgtaacaaaacaccgcgacaaaagaaatagcaacagataaacacgactcaacactaggaaagatttcaggagaaaaacaacacccagtaaaataacaactagtttttgaattcaaactaaaaataaaacagtttttgctttaatgaaagttgataggcacactatagatggttaggcgcttatacttacatcaaactctacgtaatgtaccacccccggccgagttaaaatgcgtaaccggaaaagaaggtgtgcatgcctggctcgaacactcaaagcgtgttctagcgtgttgctcgtactgactcagagcaagggtgagatgtaggtgtaagagcagtgcgtgttcgtagggaacctagtgcataagatcggtcaaggcccgttcttacactgaaaattgcgaatgtTCGTAAaactgtttcttgacccccttCTTTTGTAGCTGTGTACTGGCCCTAGAGAGAAAACCGAAAACTGATTTGCAATTAAATCAATCATGTTGCTTATTTCTTACATTAAAATTAGTCTGCCCactcaattcaattcaaatggAGCACTTGCCATTCgagtagtttttgcttttttctacaatgtatttcttatggagcgaactgtaaAAACTggtcgactgcgggtgctccattctgAAACAGTTGAACTGAAATACTACGTTGATTTGGCTGCAAGTTCAGAATTctgattgagttaactgggaaaGAGCGTGAAAAAAATCCCTATAAATCGCTCCATCTAgcttttgttctgctgttcgtaaagctattTCTTGAACCCATGCATTAGGAGGTGCGTACTTGGCTCGATTTTCTCACTGGCCTAGTCAGTTCAATTCGAATTCTCAAACGGAATTTTATTCAAATCGTATACGATTCGAGTCGCATTCCGTTTCAGAACTCGAATTAAGTTGGATGGGACGGACGAAGTTAGACTGTCTGCAGcgcgaagttttataattgtttcaaattgcgagcagttttaaatttttagaactggcggaaatgaaactagaacacgATGCTCGCAAAgcgctgatctaaatgttgtttcaaaaaatgcttttaattgtgtgcgtTTGATTATCAACACAACatcatagtgtgtgtgtgtgtgtgtgtgtgtgtgtgtgtgtgtgtgtgtgtgtgtgtgtgtaagaaaacgtggatatctctatatttctgattttttttgaaactgagcCGCGTTGCAAGTCTTAGACTGCttgcaacgcggctctactttgttctagctgtttcatttttcaaatagaactgaaacagaccacccgcaacgcggagttgcagttttatttttcgagcagtattttgaaaccggaataaaactgctcgacgagtttgtttcaaacgtgagacgatttggaactggaatagaactcagtttaaaaaaaaaaatcagatatatagagatatccacgtattcttacacacacactatgatgctgtgttgataatcatacgcacacaattaaaagcatttttttgaaacaacatttagatcagcgcgttgcgagcaccgtgttctagtttcatttccgccagttctaaaaatttaaaactgctcgcaatttgaaacaatggagcatttccattcgagcagtttttgcttttttctacaatgtatttcttatggagcgaactgtcaaaaactgctcgactgcgggtgctccattataaaacttcgcgctgcagacagtcttagactggttgcaacgcgaagttttataattgtttcaaattgcgagcagttttaaatttttagaactggcggaaattaaactagaacacggtgctcgcaacgcgctgatctaaatgttgtttcaaaaaaaatgcttttaattgtgtgcgtatgattatcaacacagcatcatagtgtgtgtgtaagaatacgtggatatctctatatatctgattttttttttaaactgagttctattccagttccaaatcgtctcacgtttgaaacaaactcgtcgagcagttttattccggtttcaaaatactgctcgaaaaataaaactgcaactccgcgttgcgggtggtctgtttcagttctatttgaaaaatgaaacagctagaacaaagtagagccgcgttgcaaCCAGTCTTACTCCCCTTTTTTATTTGGTGAATATTGGACTCAAGCTAGAATTTTCTCCgagaaaatctgtattttatccaAAGAGAACGCCTCTGCAGACGTTTTACGGATTGCGCAGACATTACGCAGGTATAGTATTGCTGGCATCACTGCCTGCCGGTACGGCTGCGGCCGGCCGCCATCGCCGCGCTCATTTTATTGTTTGACAGAAAGAGTCAGAAAACGGATGTGCGCTCATTCTCTTGCTAGTCCTAACGTGGAGTAAAAGTGCCGTGTTTCTGCTCGAATTGCTGTGAAAAATCCTCG
This is a stretch of genomic DNA from Culex pipiens pallens isolate TS chromosome 1, TS_CPP_V2, whole genome shotgun sequence. It encodes these proteins:
- the LOC120430493 gene encoding NK-tumor recognition protein isoform X2, whose product is MESRFVNVSAVRTAPTSVHFVGARGSAGYAPILPKLAPERSIHSLQYSIPAVQHHYGNAFDDDDDGGFPIGGLNGYGQGSADGEYYNDEEDEEEVDEDVEMSPAIEVISIDPNCDYDSEEEDDDDEEEEQQQTVVMEQQQITTLQQEAHYPTPMVEVESILVASLPTPPPPPQQCEQHRVLSPEEPAQSIQEEEVIADLESDDIEPELQNLRRDSEGEESDNESTSGNESSRSGSKRSSCSSSSSNSSRSSSTSTASSHPSDYVPHSDQEEDADMGQAENLAQVIERRKLIAIERRKRTTSINRKSFSLPQSPVATGAASLMHEITSLSFEDLDVSAIVNDLSPLKTVVRASECDDKLVAELAQNNFDLAAYITEDDFGTTDSADSNANRDQKQQSAQKKSPVKKQPKSRGKQIKMLRELMISPKHDNTNDESGGVRRSCTNKAKRIVENSESESEESEAEGDSKVCGNIFGMERVISKPKRKEDDVKTDPTWNPNGAPSNKAVPNKMLPGLRGTGAPPASVLPPVVAKSEPKSSPPSTNPPETSKNSNSASTKSKPLSAGSQLARNKMLSLMAKNSPLVKAHKHRSQSRGSQPKLVDKKPDQQSKPKPVPASNIKLDHDYCSPKKAQKPPTVVVPQRKTIEIPFLLPTMDQLRKNKKLSKSKKELLKASRKTGENCDKKSQKIETVSNSGATGSVDHKPPAIVPVVVVKEEPADVKPLQVQVPTQQKQVSLLKINQNKPNGVQTIKTEDGQFALKLEPQPVNATSSCSNESMVKVKKKLNLEEYKKRRELPFDESICVSIPVTESSSKSSIGSVSTTSESSGRQEEVVSLKPTTAQCVQAQPAEVKPHAKVPLDPISAAKLKALRMQQLKREAAIKSNEAKIIPKTVPQIVPLAEITSMQFDEHGNPIPYDKNADNDGASTKLHADYEEIIIVSMGCNTEVTIHPREVVEEVAKVSRAVSQEQDSPKNGLLSDITATIKRCQSTVPTIISSSSLISSIKEVVIKKETTSKTEAAPTEKRAFGGGQANQQSSPNIGVSPNNAFSPGKPERAGGAYDEYEEGQLLQSSPEEKPSKPTEHGEDKIIMHLRKDRQRSKGVSIAIQTTPLSQFPDLKRLSPVKTKPRTTSRSSCGSATRSSQRSAEEDRSRTRRQYRKRHSRSSSSEAETRNRSSNSYSRSRCGSSRRRTRSRSRSYRGRSRSDSQRRRYQERDYSRRNRCSRRQRKSRSESSDYTSSSDSSCSRSRSRSSRSVSRPSSRLSPHPRNASRTEYRRPANVSPERKIVYVGRLEAALKRDDLKRKFMQYGRIKQVTLHYKESGAKYGFVTFEKPQDAYKAIDSSSGDPNLAEYDVSFGGRRAFCRTEYADLAFKRNSFPQKCVPLRNQVLKKRFLTQDCSLVAWDGDLSQNHEMPYFTPDGAVLMPPAPIAPMTRKDEGESFEDMLKKLKKEINSKKPRKT
- the LOC120430493 gene encoding NK-tumor recognition protein isoform X1; translation: MESRFVNVSAVRTAPTSVHFVGARGSAGYAPILPKLAPERSIHSLQYSIPAVQHHYGNAFDDDDDGGFPIGGLNGYGQGSADGEYYNDEEDEEEVDEDVEMSPAIEVISIDPNCDYDSEEEDDDDEEEEQQQTVVMEQQQITTLQQEAHYPTPMVEVESILVASLPTPPPPPQQCEQHRVLSPEEPAQSIQEEEVIADLESDDIEPELQNLRRDSEGEESDNESTSGNESSRSGSKRSSCSSSSSNSSRSSSTSTASSHPSDYVPHSDQEEDADMGQAENLAQVIERRKLIAIERRKRTTSINRKSFSLPQSPVATGAASLMHEITSLSFEDLDVSAIVNDLSPLKTVVRASECDDKLVAELAQNNFDLAAYITEDDFGTTDSADSNANRDQKQQSAQKKSPVKKQPKSRGKQIKMLRELMISPKHDNTNDESGGVRRSCTNKAKRIVENSESESEESEAEGDSKVCGNIFGMERVISKPKRKEDDVKTDPTWNPNGAPSNKAVPNKMLPGLRGTGAPPASVLPPVVAKSEPKSSPPSTNPPETSKNSNSASTKSKPLSAGSQLARNKMLSLMAKNSPLVKAHKHRSQSRGSQPKLVDKKPDQQSKPKPVPASNIKLDHDYCSPKKAQKPPTVVVPQRKTIEIPFLLPTMDQLRKNKKLSKSKKELLKASRKTGENCDKKSQKIETVSNSGATGSVDHKPPAIVPVVVVKEEPADVKPLQVQVPTQQKQVSLLKINQNKPNGVQTIKTEDGQFALKLEPQPVNATSSCSNESMVKVKKKLNLEEYKKRRELPFDESICVSIPVTESSSKSSIGSVSTTSESSGRQEEVVSLKPTTAQCVQAQPAEVKPHAKVPLDPISAAKLKALRMQQLKREAAIKSNEAKIIPKTVPQIVPLAEITSMQFDEHGNPIPYDKNADNDGASTKLHADYEEIIIVSMGCNTEVTIHPREVVEEVAKVSRAVSQEQDSPKNGLLSDITATIKRCQSTVPTIISSSSLISSIKEVVIKKETTSKTEAAPTEKRAFGGGQANQQSSPNIGVSPNNAFSPGKPERAGGAYDEYEEGQLLQSSPEEKPSKPTEHGEDKIIMHLRKDRQRSKGVSIAIQTTPLSQFPDLKRLSPVKTKPRTTSRSSCGSATRSSQRSAEEDRSRTRRQYRKRHSRSSSSEAETRNRSSNSYSRSRCGSSRRRTRSRSRSYRGRSRSDSQRRRYQERDYSRRNRCSRRQRKSRSESSDYTSSSDSSCSRSRSRSSRSVSRPSSRLSPHPRNASRTEYRRPANVSPERKIVYVGRLEAALKRDDLKRKFMQYGRIKQVTLHYKESGAKYGFVTFEKPQDAYKAIDSSSGDPNLAEYDVSFGGRRAFCRTEYADLAFKRNSFPQKCVPLRNQVLKKRFLTQDCSLVAWGIQTRHGDLSQNHEMPYFTPDGAVLMPPAPIAPMTRKDEGESFEDMLKKLKKEINSKKPRKT